Part of the Kordiimonas pumila genome is shown below.
GTGCCCCCGGTATGTGATGGCATACACATGATAGCCAGCTTTAACGAGTCCCTCTGCAACGCCTGCAAGCTCATACCCGCTGCTTGTATACCCATGTGACCAAATAAGCGGAATGCCGGTTTCGTCGCCCCACTCCAGATAGTGCATCTGAATGCCGTTCACATCGATAAATTTGCCGTGTTCTTTGCTAATGCGCTGATAGGCAGCATAGCTTTGCTCTACAATATTGTGGTTTTCGGGTGTGTCTGCAAAGGCTTCTGCGGCGCTAAGGGCCTGTGTCATATTAGGCAATAAGAGTGCGGCAATCACCACAGGATATTTTATAAATCTATTCATCATCACTATGTTCCCCCTTGTGTATTGAAGAAAAAGGAAATTGCCTGTTTGGGGCAAGCAATTTCCTTCGTCAGACAGCGGCAATATTTAGAAGTCGTATTTCAACCGCAGGCCAATAGTTCTTGGTGTGTTTGTTGAGGCAGATTCAAAGCTTGTACCCTGACGGTCAATATAACCAATATAGGCCTCATCAAACAGATTGTGAGCAAACAGAGATACACTGTACCCCTCATCACTGCGCAGGCCTATCTGGAAATCAACCAGATCATAAGAAGGCAGTGCTATGTCAAGGTCGAGGTTAAAGTCGTTATAACGCTCGCCAGTATATTTGTAGGTAAGGTTACTAAAGAGAGTATGCTGGCTGAAGATGGGGCTTTCCCAGTTTAAAGACACTGAGAAGTTCTCTTTTGCGGAACCGGGTAGCCGGTCGCCTTTTTTACCTGTGACCCCGCCGGGCACATCTTCTTTCAATTTCGGGTCGCTTAGGGAACCATTAAAGGCAATATCCAGATAGTTATTTACTTGATATGCGAGGCTCAGTTCAATACCCGGAATTTCAGCTTTTCCGGCATTTTGGGTGGACCGTGCAAATGTTACCGGGTCCTGAACTACAAGCTGGATATCGGTATATTCAATCAAGTAAGCAGACAGGTTTGCAACCAGCCGTCCATCAAACCATTTGGTTTTCAGGCCCAATTCATAATTCCACAGGCTATCTGAGTTATAGGTTGAAAAAGGGCTAATAATTGTAGGTTTGTTAAAGCCACCACGACGGTACCCCGATGTAGCCAGTGCATAGGCAAAAATATCGTCGTTTATTTGGTGCTCAAGGCTGAACTTATAAGTGTTTACATTTTCTTTTGTTTCAAAGGGAATGCCCAGAAGCGCATCTGCGCCCGTAAGAACAACAAAGCTGCCTTCTTGCTTGAGATCAATGGTGTCATATTTAATGTGGGACCGACGATAGCCAACCTTGAAACTGGTTTTGGCTGTTAGGTCCATGCCTACTTCGGCATACACAGCTTTTTCATTGCTGTGGGCGGTGGCTGTATAGTCAATTGTTTCTTCGCCGTCCAGAATAGGAATAAAACCATATAGATACTGGGTCGGGCCATAATAGGTTATGAGCTGGTTTGCCAAGGTGTCACTGTCTTCATAGTAAGCACCTAAAATCCAGTTTATTTTTGTGTCATTTGACGAAACTAGGCGCAGTTCCAGAATGTCTGTTTGTGCGTCACCAGATACTCTGCCGGAATCTGGGTCAAGATAATCACATACGCACCCAGACCGAATATCAACAAATTCTCTTTGGTCAAAGGCGAAGCCTGTTTTTAGGGTATTTCTGGTTGCGAGTAATGTTGTGATAAAGGCATCAAAATCATATTCCAGCTTCAGATTTAAAAATTCCTGAGAGTCAGTGTGTCTGCGGTCAATACCGCCAATACCTGTGCGGGCTTCTACATCAAAGGGAATATCAGGCCCTTCATCACCTGCTATGCTCAGGTCACCGGGGTCTCGTGTTGTGGTTACAAAACTCGCGCCGGCATCAATTTTTTGATAAAGATATGTTAGATCTGTGGAAAACTTGTCTGTAATGTCCCAGTGGAACGCAAGGCGACCACCGTATGTTTCCTCATCGTTGGCATCCTTATTCCCTAATTCCACATTATCAATGAAACCGGCATTGTCGTAATAGTAACCAACCGCGCGAAGTGCCATTTTGTCAGACAAAGGCACGTTAACATAACCATGGCCACCGTAGTTTTCGCCGCCGTCATTTACATCAGAGAGATACATATCAAATCCGGCCGCAAACTCCTTTGGGTCGGGCTTGTTAGAAATATAGCGAACAATACCGCCCATGGCACTTCTGCCAAAAAGGGTGCCTTGTGGGCCTTTCAGTACTTCTACGCGCTCCATATCAACAAGGCGTATTTCCGCGGCACCACCGGATACGGCACTAAGTGCAAAGTCGTCAAAATAGGTCGCAATGGTTGAACTACCACTTTCCTGTGTGGATGTTGCAATGTTGCGGATAATGACCCGGTTTCTATTGGGGCCTTCAGTTGTAGCTGTTACACCCGGTACAGTATCAATAAACTGGCTGATACTATTATACCCTTTTTTTTCAAGTTCCTCACCGCCAAAGGCGCTGATGGTTAAGGCTGTTGTTTGAACACCCGTGGACCGCCGTGTGGCTGTAACCATAATTTCTTCAAACTGGATATGGCTATTGGTAACCGTGTCCATACTCTCATCATCATCAGAAACGGCAAGGCCTTCTTCATAATCAGCAGCAGTGTTAAAGGCGATTGTCTGGATAGAGGAACTTGAATATTGGTCAGTGAGGCGCGCTAGTGTACCAACAGCAATGGTGCGGTCATCAACCTGAATATACCGTAGGCCGCTGTCTTTAAGAACAGCTGAAAGGGCGCTGGTCAGCGTGTAGTTACCAGACAGGGTGCCAACGGTTTTTCCGGCGACATCCTCAGAAAATGAAGCGATTTGTATGCCATATTCACTGGATAGGTTTTGCAGCGCTGTCATGAGGGGTTGTTGCTGCATGTTAAGCGGGATTGACTGTTTTGTTTGTACAGCCTGTACAGATGCTGCCCCCAGCGCAATAGATATAGCGGCCAAACTCACCGCGCTAAATTTTCTAAGCTTCTTCATTTTCTTCCTCTCCTAATATGTTCTGGCGCTTCCTTATGCGCCTTAGGATGAAAGAGCAGGCGGTGATGGAAAAATGGGTACAAAAAGCCTATAATAATTTTTGGATGGCGACTAGCGAGACTGGGCGCGGAAAACTTATTGATCAAAAAAGTACCCAAGTTAGGCCAAGGGACCGCTCTTTCACTAAGAAGGATGTTATGAGTTTGCTATAACAGTTGAGGCCGGAGCAGGAAGACGTGTCAAAAACGCGGAACATAAGCCAGAAAATGCACCCACACTGGCCGGTATGGAAAGCCTATGCACCGCGGCTTCACCGGTTTCTCATGTCTAAACTATCCAGCCATGATGAAGCGCAGGACTTGATGCAAGAGGCTTATTTGCGCCTTATTCGTATTGAAAAGCCTGAACTGGTGCGGCACCCTGAAGCGTATCTGTTTCGCATAGCGTCTAATCTGGTTGGTGAAATGTTCCTTAAAAAGGCTCAGGCGCCAAAAGAAGTGGCGATTGAGGATATCGCTGAGACCAATGAAGAAGGTGACAAGGGTGCATTTGCGCATACTGTTTACATAAAGCAGGAACTCAAAAACCTAGAAGATATATTTGCCGAACTCCCCCCGCTATATAGAGAAGTAGTAATGCTCCGTAAACGAGATGGCCTTAGTCATGCTGAAATTGCCGAACGGCTTGAGATTTCACCCCATACCGTCCATAAATATCTGACACGCGCGTTAACCGAATGCCGAATTCGCTGGGTGGAGAAAAACCAATGAGCAAAATATCCACAAAACAGCGAGCTATAATTGAAGAAGCAAGCGACTGGGTTGTGCGGCTTGATGGCGCACCGCTTGGTGTGCCGGAGCAAAAAGAACTGGCTGATTGGCTTCAGGCTTCCCCTGAAAATGTGCGCGAGTTCCTATTTGCGGCAACCACTTTTCACGCGCTTGCAGATATTGAAACATCAGAGCGATTACCTATTGATCTGCTTCTTGCCGAGAAAGCACCCAGTGTCGTACCGCTGTTCCGTAAAAGCGCAGAGGAACAGATTTTTGATCATAAGGATGCAGTGCCGGTGCGTTCTTTTAGCAAGGTATGGAAACCCTTGGCGCTTATTGCAGCAACTTTGTTATTTGTTGCTGTGTCGGCCACCACGTTTTGGCAAACAGCACCGGATATAGCAGAGCAGGAAGTTGCCTATAGCACGGTGGTAGGTGAGCAGCGCAGTGTCTCTCTCATCGATGGTTCGGTAATCTATCTGAATACAAACTCAAAAGTTGCTGTTCTTTATAAGGATAATGAACGTGCTATACAGCTGATTGAAGGCGAGGCTCTGTTCAAGGTTACACATGACCCAACTAGGCCTTTCAGGGTTTATGCGGGTGGTGCGATCGCAGAAGCAGTTGGCACTACTTTTAATGTATACAGGCGGCACGACCAAACAGATGTTGCGGTTGTGGAAGGCAGGGTTGCAGTTTCGCCTATTGGTGAAACCGCATCAGCGCAGACTATAGATTCTGAAAGTATGCAGGATTTTGATAAAATCGGGTCTGCAAAAAAACATCAGGCAAAGCTGTATCTTACAAAGGGCCAAGAAGCCGCCGTTGGTTTAAGCGGCACAATTGCGCCAGTTCGAATGCGAGCAACAGATGATATTATGTCGTGGCGCAACAGGCGATTGGTGTTTGAAGCGGCTCCGCTTGAAGCAATCGCGCGGGAATTCAACCGGTATAACAAAGTGAAAATTGTTATTGCTGATCCGCTTATCTCGAAGGTTGAATTTGATGGTGTTTTTGACGCCGATGACCCGGAAGCGTTTATCCGCTTTTTGAAGTTAACAGGTAGTATTGAAGCCGTGCGCACCTCTGAACATGAGATACAGCTTCGAAAAATGCTAAAACCTAAGGTGGCCGAGCAAAAGGTTTAGCATCGGTGTTTTGAGTGTGCCCTTGCATTTACTATTCGTTGTTTTGGTATGTCGGCTAAAGTTTTATCGTAGCTTCTACCTGAGTAACCGCTTTTATTTACGGAATAAAATCCCTAAAGTGCCACAGGGCTTTGAACATATTTAGGGTATGTGATTGTGCAAAAAGGATGGCTGCGGCTTCCATTTCTATGTCTTCTCTTATGCTGTTGCTCCGTAACAGTAGTGGCCGGCCAGCCTGACTGGTCTGAAGAAAAAGTTGGCCGCTTGGCGGTTAAGGCTGACCGGGCTGCAACGCAGAAAAACTGGACAAAAGCTATCCGCTACGGTGAGGAAATGCTGGAGGGTGCCTCTGCCTTATATGGAGAGACTGACGAAGATTATTTAAACCGATTGAAAACCCTTAATCGGTATTATGATAAAGCAGGCCGCCTGCTTGAAGTTAGCGATCAAGTTATAAAAGCCTACCAGCTTTCTAAAACCAGCCTTGGCCCCCGGCATCATATTTCAGAACTTAGCAGGCTGCTGTATTACAAACTGCTCATTGCCAAGAAAGACTATAGCGCGGCGGTGGTGGTTGTTCAGGAAAATATTGCGCTGCTTTCTGATAGCGAAGATGACAAATTTAAACGCCTCCATTATATGGAGCAGCTTTTTTCGCTTTATGGCCTGTTGCAGCAGCGTAGCCTTGAAGAGCAGACGTTACTTGAGATGCTAGATCTTAGCAAAGAGCTAATGGGGCCGGACAGCGCCGAGAATATGCCCATTATTTTAAATTTGGCGAACAGCTATTGTCGGCAAAATAAGGTCGAGGCCTTCAATGCTCTTATGAAATTGTATGACCTTAAGTATACCTGCCCGTTTTATTGAGCTGTCTTTGGGGTGCAAGGGCCATATTATACGCCGAGGCTTGAATTGTTTCCACTGAGTATACATATACCGAATGCGGTCACAGAGCAGTAGTTTTACTACTCGACCCCCAATCGTGCGCTTTGTGGCCGCACCTTCTTATCAGGGGTGTTCCCCGAAAATGCTATTCCCAATGATACAGTGAGATACTGAGTCCACACGGCACCATAAAGGCGTTGTCTCTTTTCAGGTCGACTAGGTTTTCGTGCAGGTGTTTTTAAACGTGGCATAAAAACACCCCGCCTGCGCTTGATACGCGGCGGGGTGAATAGGGAGGAAAGCAAGGTATAATTAAAACTCGTAATCCAGCCGCACGCCAAAGCTTCTTGGTTTGGTGTAAGATGCTGTCGCACTAAGGCCAACAAAGCCGGGGCTTACGAAAATGTTATTCAGTTCGGTATCATTTTCAATGTTGGTGACATAACCAGTAATGGATAGCCCAGAATCGCCAGCATAATAGGTTATTGTAGCATCGGTTTTGGTGTTAGGGGCCTGCCGGTCAATAAGCGGATCATTATATTCGCGCATAAAGAGCTCACTGTGCCATGATGAATTGATCGCTGCAACAATGCTGCCTTTATCACCCAGTTCAATACCGTATTGTAGGCCAACACTGATTGTGTGATTGGCCACATATGGAACTGTGTTACCTGCAAGGTCTGTCCGGCCCAAGCCCTCTGGGTCACCCGGGTTGAAAACCGGGTTAGGGTCACGGGGATCAGTATTATAATATTCGTCGAATTTGGCACTAATGTATGAGTAGGCCGCATTCATCAGCAGGTTTTCTGTAATCTCGAACTGGGTGTCAATTTCCAGACCGTATAAGGTACTGCCTGCAGCGTTTGTTGTTAGCTGGCCGGGAGCATTGTTCACCGTTGTAAGGGTGGTGAGCTGCATATCGTTATAGCTGTAATAGAAGGCATCAGCGTTGATCTGCATCCGTCCGTCAAAGGGGTTGGATTTAATGCCTACTTCATAAGCGTCGACCGTTTCAGCGTCGTATGGTGCGCCGCTTGACGAAATATTAAAGCCGCCAGCCTTATAGCCTGTTGAAGCACTGGCATACACAAAGACATCTTCACTGGCATCCCATTCAATGCCTGCTTTCCATGTGACCTGCGAGAAATCAACTTCAACATCGATCAGGTCTGGTGGGAACGGCGCCCCAAAGTTACCACGGGTAATTTTAGAGCCGCTTTTTTTATCTTTCGTGTAGCGAATACCGCCTGACAGGCGGAATGTGTCTGATAGGGCATATTTTACATTACTGAAGGCGGCTTTTGTTGAGCCTGAACCGTATTCATCGAGTAAAAAATCTGGCAGGTTGATAAAAACAGTGCCGCCGCCGACAAGGCCGTTTAGGCGCACACGGCGGAAAATATAGGTGTCTTCAGAGAAATAATAAGCACCCAGCATCCATTCAAGGGGGCCGTCTGTGTTCGACGCTAAACGGAACTCAACACTTTCTGCTTCGTTTTCCTGATCTTTGTTAAAGAGGCTCACCTCCACAGGGGAACCGTCAAAGTCTTGCAGAATGTTTGTGTCCTGCCAGAATTTACCGGCCTGCAGGAAGGCATCCACACCGCCAAAAGACTTTTCAACGCGCAGGAAGCCATAGGTGGTTTCGGTATCATTATAGCCCGAAATTTCGCTGTTGTTTACAAGTGGATCAGCAGGGTCTGTTGGTACAGTTGCCAGTAGGGCCTGTGTTGGGCCGGGGCCACCTATGTTACGTTCAAGGTACTTCATGGCAATACCTGTGCCGTTCAGTTTGCTATAGTTCAGTGCCAAAAGTATCTTGAGATCTTCTTTATTATCATACTGTAGCTGCCCGCGCATAGTCAGGTCGCCGTCTGTGCCATAAAAAGGCCTTGTGCCGGGCGCGCCAGAGTTGTTTTTAACGTAACCATCTTCTTCTGTATGTACGAGGGAGAAGCGGCTGGATACAGTTTCACTGAGCGGTATGTTTAAAATGCCGCGCATTTCAACAAGATCGCGGTTGCCGTAACTAAAGCCCATTTCGCCCTCAAACTCGTCGCTGGGCGCGTTGGAAATAACATTCACCACACCGCCGGTTGCGTTACGGCCATAAAGGGTGCCTTGTGGGCCTTTCAAAACCTCAACGCGGCTAATGTCATAAAACACAGCGCTACCACCAGCAGGACGCGGGATATAGAAGCCATCGTTATAGAAGGCAACGCCTGAATCAGAGATGGATGTTGTACCCTGAAGGCCAATACCGCGCATGGCAATTTTGAAGCCGTCCTGTTCCTGCCCGACATGCAGGTTTGGAATATAAGACTGCAGATTTGATACATCATCGATGCCCCGGCGCTCCAGTGTTTCGCCACTGAAGGCTGAAATTGCTACAGCTGTATTTTGCAGGTTGGCTTCGCGTTTTTCGGCGGTCACAACAATTTCTTCAATGCTGAAAAGGGCCTTGGACCCAGTGTCTTGTGCCTGTAAAGTAGCAGGCGCTAGCAGCGCTAACACCATAACACTTGGACGGATGCTCATTCTCATTTTTTTCCCCTAAACTGGATGCACGGGCTCAATTCATGCCTAAGTTTTTCGCGCAGTTTCTTCCCCAAGAATTCAAGCGCATTACCTCTTCCCCAAGGTTTATCATGCACTCTTTTGATAACCCCTCATAACGATAGAGGGCTTTCAGGTATCCTTGCTGTTAGTAGATACTCTATTTACATATTTAGTCAAGCAATAAATGGATACAGTTTTTATGAATGTGGTTTGATTAAGTTTAATTTATTCATTGAAAAAACACCATCATCATAGTCTGACGTTTCATTTTTTTTACAATAAATCCTTTATATACAGTAATTAATGGCGTTATGTTGGCAGTGTGATTATCATTATAAGGAGTTGTGCGTTGGGTGCGGCGGGTAAGTTATTTTTATAAAGTGAATACACTTTTTGTAAAACATGGTTTATAATGCCTACACCTTTGTCATGTCGTATAAAAGGTGTGGCTAAGGTGGTTATAGATAGAACGGGTTCATTACTATGCGTGTGGCATTTTTAGTTATTTTTCAGGTTTTGGCTTTTTTGTGTTGTGCGTCTGGCCTTTTAAGGGTGCATGCAGGCGAGGAAGAAAAGGCAGGTCTTACCCTCACAATTTTAGGCTCAGGAACACCGGTTCCCAGCGCTACGCAGTTTGGTACTGCTATTTTGGTGCAGGCTGGGGATCAGGCCTTGTTGTTTGATTGTGGTCGTGGCTGCACCACCCGCCTCGCTGAGGTTGACCCGGCTTTAATTCCAAAAGTTAACCACCTGTTTGTAACGCACCTACATTCAGACCATATTGTGGGCATAGATGACCTGTGGCTCAATGGTTGGGTGCAGGGCAGAACGGCACCTTTGGCCATTTGGGGACCTGAGGGAACCACAGAGATGATGCATAATATGGCGAAGACATTTCAGTATGATATCAACAAGCGTTATGAAGACGGTGTGCCAGCAACCCGTTCTGGCCTTGATGACGCTTTTGCTGATATTACCCATAATGGTACTGTGTATGATAACGGCGGGTTAAGGGTAATAGCTTTTGAGGTAGACCACTCGACTGTTAAGCCTGCATGGGGGTACCGTGTTGAATATAAGGGTAAGGTGGTTATGATTTCAGGCGATACCACGCTTACAGATAGTTTATATACATACGGGAAAGGGGCTGATGTTATTGTGCAGGAGGTGATGTCACCAGCTCTGATAGCGTATCTTGAAAGCCACTTTAAACCGGAACAGGTTGCAAGAATTGTTGGTTACCACACAACAGCAGGGCAAGCGGCAAAGCTATTTGCCCAAACCCGCCCGCGACTTGCTGTATATTATCACACCAGAAATGACGGTGCTTTTGCCCAAACCCTTCTTGATGAAACCCGCAAAGGTTACGGCGGTGCTGTTGAGGTTGGTTATGACCTGATGCAAATTATTGTGGGTGATACTATTATTGTGCAACATGCACCAGATCCAGCCCCTTAATCAGCCCTCTTCATAGGCTTTCGCCACTTCTTCTTTGATGATGCGAATGCCTTCCTGCACAATGTGTGGGTCTTGCGCATAGGATACTCTTATACATTCATGCTTGTGCGCCCAGTCGTCACCGAGGCCAACAAAAAAGTTATGGCCCGGCACAATAAGGACGCCGCGTTTTTTAAGGCGCTCATAGAGTGTTTGGCTGGTAATAGGCAGCCCTTCAAACCAAAGCCACAGGAA
Proteins encoded:
- a CDS encoding TonB-dependent receptor domain-containing protein; the protein is MKKLRKFSAVSLAAISIALGAASVQAVQTKQSIPLNMQQQPLMTALQNLSSEYGIQIASFSEDVAGKTVGTLSGNYTLTSALSAVLKDSGLRYIQVDDRTIAVGTLARLTDQYSSSSIQTIAFNTAADYEEGLAVSDDDESMDTVTNSHIQFEEIMVTATRRSTGVQTTALTISAFGGEELEKKGYNSISQFIDTVPGVTATTEGPNRNRVIIRNIATSTQESGSSTIATYFDDFALSAVSGGAAEIRLVDMERVEVLKGPQGTLFGRSAMGGIVRYISNKPDPKEFAAGFDMYLSDVNDGGENYGGHGYVNVPLSDKMALRAVGYYYDNAGFIDNVELGNKDANDEETYGGRLAFHWDITDKFSTDLTYLYQKIDAGASFVTTTRDPGDLSIAGDEGPDIPFDVEARTGIGGIDRRHTDSQEFLNLKLEYDFDAFITTLLATRNTLKTGFAFDQREFVDIRSGCVCDYLDPDSGRVSGDAQTDILELRLVSSNDTKINWILGAYYEDSDTLANQLITYYGPTQYLYGFIPILDGEETIDYTATAHSNEKAVYAEVGMDLTAKTSFKVGYRRSHIKYDTIDLKQEGSFVVLTGADALLGIPFETKENVNTYKFSLEHQINDDIFAYALATSGYRRGGFNKPTIISPFSTYNSDSLWNYELGLKTKWFDGRLVANLSAYLIEYTDIQLVVQDPVTFARSTQNAGKAEIPGIELSLAYQVNNYLDIAFNGSLSDPKLKEDVPGGVTGKKGDRLPGSAKENFSVSLNWESPIFSQHTLFSNLTYKYTGERYNDFNLDLDIALPSYDLVDFQIGLRSDEGYSVSLFAHNLFDEAYIGYIDRQGTSFESASTNTPRTIGLRLKYDF
- a CDS encoding RNA polymerase sigma factor, whose product is MSKTRNISQKMHPHWPVWKAYAPRLHRFLMSKLSSHDEAQDLMQEAYLRLIRIEKPELVRHPEAYLFRIASNLVGEMFLKKAQAPKEVAIEDIAETNEEGDKGAFAHTVYIKQELKNLEDIFAELPPLYREVVMLRKRDGLSHAEIAERLEISPHTVHKYLTRALTECRIRWVEKNQ
- a CDS encoding FecR family protein yields the protein MSKISTKQRAIIEEASDWVVRLDGAPLGVPEQKELADWLQASPENVREFLFAATTFHALADIETSERLPIDLLLAEKAPSVVPLFRKSAEEQIFDHKDAVPVRSFSKVWKPLALIAATLLFVAVSATTFWQTAPDIAEQEVAYSTVVGEQRSVSLIDGSVIYLNTNSKVAVLYKDNERAIQLIEGEALFKVTHDPTRPFRVYAGGAIAEAVGTTFNVYRRHDQTDVAVVEGRVAVSPIGETASAQTIDSESMQDFDKIGSAKKHQAKLYLTKGQEAAVGLSGTIAPVRMRATDDIMSWRNRRLVFEAAPLEAIAREFNRYNKVKIVIADPLISKVEFDGVFDADDPEAFIRFLKLTGSIEAVRTSEHEIQLRKMLKPKVAEQKV
- a CDS encoding TonB-dependent receptor, whose amino-acid sequence is MRMSIRPSVMVLALLAPATLQAQDTGSKALFSIEEIVVTAEKREANLQNTAVAISAFSGETLERRGIDDVSNLQSYIPNLHVGQEQDGFKIAMRGIGLQGTTSISDSGVAFYNDGFYIPRPAGGSAVFYDISRVEVLKGPQGTLYGRNATGGVVNVISNAPSDEFEGEMGFSYGNRDLVEMRGILNIPLSETVSSRFSLVHTEEDGYVKNNSGAPGTRPFYGTDGDLTMRGQLQYDNKEDLKILLALNYSKLNGTGIAMKYLERNIGGPGPTQALLATVPTDPADPLVNNSEISGYNDTETTYGFLRVEKSFGGVDAFLQAGKFWQDTNILQDFDGSPVEVSLFNKDQENEAESVEFRLASNTDGPLEWMLGAYYFSEDTYIFRRVRLNGLVGGGTVFINLPDFLLDEYGSGSTKAAFSNVKYALSDTFRLSGGIRYTKDKKSGSKITRGNFGAPFPPDLIDVEVDFSQVTWKAGIEWDASEDVFVYASASTGYKAGGFNISSSGAPYDAETVDAYEVGIKSNPFDGRMQINADAFYYSYNDMQLTTLTTVNNAPGQLTTNAAGSTLYGLEIDTQFEITENLLMNAAYSYISAKFDEYYNTDPRDPNPVFNPGDPEGLGRTDLAGNTVPYVANHTISVGLQYGIELGDKGSIVAAINSSWHSELFMREYNDPLIDRQAPNTKTDATITYYAGDSGLSITGYVTNIENDTELNNIFVSPGFVGLSATASYTKPRSFGVRLDYEF
- a CDS encoding MBL fold metallo-hydrolase; amino-acid sequence: MRVAFLVIFQVLAFLCCASGLLRVHAGEEEKAGLTLTILGSGTPVPSATQFGTAILVQAGDQALLFDCGRGCTTRLAEVDPALIPKVNHLFVTHLHSDHIVGIDDLWLNGWVQGRTAPLAIWGPEGTTEMMHNMAKTFQYDINKRYEDGVPATRSGLDDAFADITHNGTVYDNGGLRVIAFEVDHSTVKPAWGYRVEYKGKVVMISGDTTLTDSLYTYGKGADVIVQEVMSPALIAYLESHFKPEQVARIVGYHTTAGQAAKLFAQTRPRLAVYYHTRNDGAFAQTLLDETRKGYGGAVEVGYDLMQIIVGDTIIVQHAPDPAP